One window of Candidatus Dormiibacterota bacterium genomic DNA carries:
- a CDS encoding dihydrofolate reductase family protein — MRKIVVGMLLSLDGVAEAPDSFFGWDDAVDAKLPAMIATQDAVILGRRSYTEWAQFWPSSQIEPFATFINGVTKYVATSTPLDQDWANATVIDGGLVEFVRDLKRQPGGDIGVHGSISVAQALLAADVVDELSLVIGPMIAGRGRRLLDGLPSIQLELIRSEISPTGYLLIDYRVIR, encoded by the coding sequence GTGCGAAAGATCGTCGTAGGTATGTTGTTGTCCCTCGACGGGGTTGCCGAGGCCCCGGATAGTTTCTTCGGCTGGGACGACGCGGTGGACGCCAAACTCCCCGCTATGATCGCGACACAGGACGCGGTCATTCTCGGCCGCCGTAGCTACACCGAGTGGGCGCAGTTCTGGCCGAGCAGCCAGATCGAGCCATTCGCGACATTCATCAACGGGGTCACGAAGTATGTCGCGACATCGACGCCCCTTGACCAAGATTGGGCCAACGCGACGGTGATCGACGGCGGGCTGGTCGAATTCGTTCGGGATCTCAAGCGGCAGCCCGGCGGCGACATCGGCGTCCACGGAAGTATCTCGGTCGCGCAGGCGCTGCTCGCCGCCGACGTTGTCGACGAACTCAGCCTCGTGATAGGGCCGATGATCGCCGGCCGCGGACGACGACTCCTCGACGGCTTGCCATCGATTCAGCTCGAATTGATCCGAAGCGAGATCTCACCGACTGGATATCTGCTCATCGACTATCGCGTTATTCGTTAG
- a CDS encoding dihydrofolate reductase family protein, translated as MAKLIYSAITSLDGYTADEHDNFDWAAPDEEVHAFVNDLERRVGTHLYGRRMYEVMRYWETTPSGADSLPVAKDYAEIWRAADKIVYSKTLATASSARTRIERDFNPEAIQQMKSRARRDISVGGPDLAAQAIRAGLVDELHVFLVPIVVGGGKPTYPRDVRVKLELLDERRFGSGVVHLNYRLTRS; from the coding sequence ATGGCCAAGTTGATCTACTCGGCGATCACCTCGCTCGACGGCTACACCGCGGACGAGCACGACAACTTCGACTGGGCGGCGCCCGACGAGGAAGTGCACGCCTTCGTCAACGACCTCGAGCGGCGGGTCGGCACCCACCTCTACGGACGCCGGATGTACGAGGTGATGCGGTACTGGGAAACCACGCCCAGCGGCGCCGATTCCCTGCCCGTCGCGAAGGACTACGCGGAGATCTGGCGGGCGGCCGACAAGATCGTGTACTCGAAGACGCTGGCGACAGCATCGAGCGCCAGAACGCGGATCGAGCGAGACTTCAACCCCGAGGCCATTCAGCAGATGAAGTCCCGAGCCCGACGTGATATCTCGGTAGGCGGTCCCGACCTCGCCGCCCAGGCGATCAGGGCCGGGCTGGTCGACGAGCTCCACGTGTTCCTCGTTCCGATCGTGGTGGGAGGCGGCAAGCCTACTTACCCGCGCGATGTCCGTGTGAAGCTCGAACTGCTGGACGAACGGCGCTTCGGCTCCGGCGTTGTTCACCTCAACTACCGCCTCACGCGCAGCTGA